One region of Ammospiza caudacuta isolate bAmmCau1 chromosome 22, bAmmCau1.pri, whole genome shotgun sequence genomic DNA includes:
- the GABRD gene encoding gamma-aminobutyric acid receptor subunit delta isoform X1: MEFLTWVFPALILLCTQQHRCIRAMSDIGDYIGSNIEISWLPNLDDLMKGYARNFRPGIGGPPVNVALAIEVASIDHISEVNMEYTMTVFLHQSWRDDRLSYNHTNETLGLDSRFVDKLWLPDTFIVNAKSAWFHDVTVENKLIRLQPDGVILYSIRITSTVACDMDLSKYPMDEQECMLDLESYGYSSEDIVYHWSENQEEIHGLDKLQLAQFTITNYQFTTEIMNFKSAGQFPRLSLHFHLRRNRGVYIIQSYVPSILLVAMSWVSFWISQSAVPARVSLGITTVLTMTTLMVSARSSLPRASAIKALDVYFWICYVFVFAALVEYAFAHFNADYMKKQKNKIKARRQSAEINVKNAIVLFSLSIAGVNQELAISNRQHRIPRSLPGSYGTIEIETGETKQQQGMKLDKKTGLKSLFKPIDADTIDIYARAVFPAAFAAVNVIYWVAYTM, from the exons ATGGAATTTCTTACCTGGGTTTTTCCTGCCTTGATTCTACTGTGCACCCAACAGCACAGGTGTATCAG AGCTATGAGTGACATCGGAGATTACATAGGTTCCAACATTGAAATCTCCTGGTTGCCCAACCTGGATGATTTGATGAAAGGTTATGCAAGAAATTTCAGGCCTGGGATTGGAG gTCCTCCCGTTAATGTTGCTCTGGCAATTGAAGTAGCCAGCATTGACCACATCTCAGAAGTGAACATG GAATACACCATGACAGTGTTTTTGCACCAGAGCTGGCGAGACGATCGTCTGTCTTACAACCACACCAACGAAACTCTGGGCTTGGACAGCAGGTTTGTGGACAAGCTCTGGTTACCAGACACCTTCATAGTCAATGCCAAGTCTGCCTGGTTCCATGATGTGACTGTGGAAAACAAACTCATCAGGCTCCAGCCAGATGGAGTCATTTTATACAGCATCAG GATTACCTCAACAGTGGCCTGTGACATGGACCTTTCCAAGTACCCCATGGATGAGCAGGAATGCATGCTGGATTTGGAGAGCT ATGGCTACTCTTCAGAGGACATTGTCTACCACTGGTCAGAAAACCAGGAGGAGATCCACGGGCTGGATAAGCTGCAGCTTGCTCAATTCACAATTACCAACTACCAGTTCACAACAGAAATTATGAACTTCAAATCTG CAGGTCAGTTTCCCAGGCTCAGTCTCCACTTCCACCTTCGGCGGAACCGAGGCGTTTACATCATCCAGTCCTACGTCccctccatcctgctggtggCCATGTCGTGGGTGTCCTTCTGGATCAGCCAGTCAGCCGTGCCTGCCAGGGTGTCACTGG GTATCACCACAGTTCTCACAATGACCACCCTGATGGTCAGTGCCAGATCCTCACTCCCACGAGCCTCTGCCATCAAGGCCCTGGACGTTTACTTCTGGATCTGCTatgtgtttgtgtttgctgcTCTGGTGGAATATGCCTTTGCACATTTCAATGCTGACTAcatgaaaaagcagaagaacaAGATCAAGGCGAGAAGGCAGAGTGCAGAG ATCAACGTGAAGAATGCCATTGTTCTGTTTTCCCTCTCCATAGCTGGGGTGAACCAGGAACTGGCCATTTCCAACAGGCAGCACCGAATTCCCAGAAGCCTGCCAGGATCATATGGCACAATAGAAATAGAAACTGGAGAgacaaaacagcagcagggaatgaaACTGGACAAAAAGACTGGCCTGAAGTCCCTCTTTAAGCCCATTGATGCTGACACCATTGACATTTATGCCAGAGCCGTGTTCCCAGCAGCCTTTGCAGCAGTCAATGTTATATACTGGGTTGCATACACAATGTAA
- the GABRD gene encoding gamma-aminobutyric acid receptor subunit delta isoform X2 — MEFLTWVFPALILLCTQQHRCIRAMSDIGDYIGSNIEISWLPNLDDLMKGYARNFRPGIGGPPVNVALAIEVASIDHISEVNMEYTMTVFLHQSWRDDRLSYNHTNETLGLDSRFVDKLWLPDTFIVNAKSAWFHDVTVENKLIRLQPDGVILYSIRITSTVACDMDLSKYPMDEQECMLDLESYGYSSEDIVYHWSENQEEIHGLDKLQLAQFTITNYQFTTEIMNFKSGQFPRLSLHFHLRRNRGVYIIQSYVPSILLVAMSWVSFWISQSAVPARVSLGITTVLTMTTLMVSARSSLPRASAIKALDVYFWICYVFVFAALVEYAFAHFNADYMKKQKNKIKARRQSAEINVKNAIVLFSLSIAGVNQELAISNRQHRIPRSLPGSYGTIEIETGETKQQQGMKLDKKTGLKSLFKPIDADTIDIYARAVFPAAFAAVNVIYWVAYTM, encoded by the exons ATGGAATTTCTTACCTGGGTTTTTCCTGCCTTGATTCTACTGTGCACCCAACAGCACAGGTGTATCAG AGCTATGAGTGACATCGGAGATTACATAGGTTCCAACATTGAAATCTCCTGGTTGCCCAACCTGGATGATTTGATGAAAGGTTATGCAAGAAATTTCAGGCCTGGGATTGGAG gTCCTCCCGTTAATGTTGCTCTGGCAATTGAAGTAGCCAGCATTGACCACATCTCAGAAGTGAACATG GAATACACCATGACAGTGTTTTTGCACCAGAGCTGGCGAGACGATCGTCTGTCTTACAACCACACCAACGAAACTCTGGGCTTGGACAGCAGGTTTGTGGACAAGCTCTGGTTACCAGACACCTTCATAGTCAATGCCAAGTCTGCCTGGTTCCATGATGTGACTGTGGAAAACAAACTCATCAGGCTCCAGCCAGATGGAGTCATTTTATACAGCATCAG GATTACCTCAACAGTGGCCTGTGACATGGACCTTTCCAAGTACCCCATGGATGAGCAGGAATGCATGCTGGATTTGGAGAGCT ATGGCTACTCTTCAGAGGACATTGTCTACCACTGGTCAGAAAACCAGGAGGAGATCCACGGGCTGGATAAGCTGCAGCTTGCTCAATTCACAATTACCAACTACCAGTTCACAACAGAAATTATGAACTTCAAATCTG GTCAGTTTCCCAGGCTCAGTCTCCACTTCCACCTTCGGCGGAACCGAGGCGTTTACATCATCCAGTCCTACGTCccctccatcctgctggtggCCATGTCGTGGGTGTCCTTCTGGATCAGCCAGTCAGCCGTGCCTGCCAGGGTGTCACTGG GTATCACCACAGTTCTCACAATGACCACCCTGATGGTCAGTGCCAGATCCTCACTCCCACGAGCCTCTGCCATCAAGGCCCTGGACGTTTACTTCTGGATCTGCTatgtgtttgtgtttgctgcTCTGGTGGAATATGCCTTTGCACATTTCAATGCTGACTAcatgaaaaagcagaagaacaAGATCAAGGCGAGAAGGCAGAGTGCAGAG ATCAACGTGAAGAATGCCATTGTTCTGTTTTCCCTCTCCATAGCTGGGGTGAACCAGGAACTGGCCATTTCCAACAGGCAGCACCGAATTCCCAGAAGCCTGCCAGGATCATATGGCACAATAGAAATAGAAACTGGAGAgacaaaacagcagcagggaatgaaACTGGACAAAAAGACTGGCCTGAAGTCCCTCTTTAAGCCCATTGATGCTGACACCATTGACATTTATGCCAGAGCCGTGTTCCCAGCAGCCTTTGCAGCAGTCAATGTTATATACTGGGTTGCATACACAATGTAA